A stretch of DNA from Bacillus sp. Marseille-Q1617:
TACGACAATTGACTCTGAAGCTCCGGTACTCAATGAAATTTCTGTTACTTCAACCAAGGTAAGTCCAAACGAGAAAATTGAAGTGCGGGCAAAAATCACAGATAACGAGTCAGGTGTATCATATGTAAAAGTAAATTATAGAAACCCAAGCGGTAATACAAAGTATTTTTATCTATATAAAACTACTACAGATAATGAATATGTTGGATCAATGACAATTTCACAATATGAGGAAAGAGGAGATAGAGTCCTTACCTCTGTTTACTTGCGTGACAATGTGGGGAATTTTAATACAATCACAAATTACCAGAATGAGAATAATGAAGAGAAATCATTTAATCACTGTACTGTTGAGGTGATAGGGACAACCCCGGATTGGGAAGCACCGGAATTTATAGGCGGAAAAATTGGCGTTTCACAAATCTCTGCTGAGAAGGCAGCTGTTAAATTGACTATTGAAGTTGAAGATAACTTATCCGGTATTACTTACAGCACTCTTAATGGCTCCTATAGAAAGCCCAGTGGGAAAATCTACTCCTTAAATTTTATAAAACAAAATAATCAATACACCGCTACGATCTATATAGATAAATATGATGAGTTAGGGGAATGGGCCTTAAATAATTTATCTATAAGAGATGCGGTCGGCAATTATGCCCGTCCTATTAAGATAGGGAGTAGTCCTTTGTCTGAATTTAATATTAATGTAATGGGGAAAATCACCATAACCCCAGGTACTCACAATAGTATATTTTTTGAAGCGCCAGAAGTGTTGTCCAGCGCTCAAACATACCAGTTAAAACCTGTTCTTAAATCAAGTAATGAATCTGTACCAGATGCAGATGTGACTAATGAGAACCTAGTAAAATATACTTCGACAAACCCTGATTTATTGAATGTAAGTACTACAGGGTTAATTACTATACCAGAATCAGCCGGTTCCGGCATTGTTATGTTAGAAGTTTCCTATGGAGAACTAACAAGACAAGTCGAAATAAAAATCAATGAAGGAACCATTGAATCCGTTCTTCAAGTGACACCACTCTCAACGATTTTACATGCTGGGGAGAGTCAACAGTTGAAAGTGGTTGAAATTAATGACGGTGCCAGAAAAGATATAACAAGCTCATCCAGTGGCATCACTTATTCCAGTAGTAATCCTTCTCTTGTAAGTGTTAGTAGTAACGGTCTAATTCAAGCGGCTATAGGAGAAATAAAGGGCACAGCAGAAATTATTGTAAACTACAACGGATTGAGTACTAAAACAATCGTCCAAATATCTAAACCTGTTGTAAGAGAGTTATCCATTTCTCCTAGAGAGGAAACACTATCATTATCTAATAACAGGCTCCAGCTAGTGGTCAAAGCATTTATGACAGATGGCACAACAAAAGATGTGTCAAAGGGGATAGAGGGTACAAGTTACATTTCTTCTAACCCTGCTATTGCACAAGTAAGTGGGGATGGATTAGTTACAGTCCCCTCCGATGCAACTAGCGGGGAAGTAACGATTACAGCAAAAAATAATGGTGTTTATGTTAGAAGTAAAATAAATATCAATGTACCGGAATTAACAGAGATTAATGTAACGCCAGATGAAATTGGAGTATATCCCGGAGACACTATTCAGCTGAACGCTTTAGGAAGATGGAGTAATGGAGTGGTTAAAGATATTACTTCAGGTGATGAAGGAACTTCCTATATCAGTTCATTATCAAGCAGAGGATCTGTAAATGAAAATGGTACAGTAATCATCCCAGAAGATGCTTCATATGGAAAGCTTACTATAACTCTAGTGAATAAATCAGTTAAAGCTATAGCAGTCTTGTATGTGGAGAAAGATCCTAGCAATGAATTGGTAGAGATTAGGGCTAAAACTGAAAATTCGAAATTGTTCAGGAATGAATCAACTCAATTGAGCATTACAGGTATTTATGGAGATGAGTCAGAAAAGGATCTGACATCAGGTACAGAAGGAACGACATATACCAGTTCGGTGCCAAGTAGGGCGGTGGTAGATGAAAACGGAACAATCACTGTACCAGCAGACGCGACCTATGGAAGTGTAACGATTACAGTAAGAAACGGGTCGTTATACACAAGAGTGGTTCTGACGATCGA
This window harbors:
- a CDS encoding Ig-like domain-containing protein — protein: MKKIFYVILICLLLFSQTKVFAVDVIIEDPTPDLQAPYIKIISVSSNELTPTTPITINAEISDELSGFNKGSITYRKPSNQIVTVPFAQNSQTGTYEAYMSVSDIDVPGEWKVADIFLQDNKDNSVHLSHLSTQSNGELIDFSGLNLNVSGVSTPMSTDKEAPILNSLSIKSQELSVNDSIEITADISDNESGVSMVKAYYKKPSGLSQTIYLYKDAVGTFTGTHSIGKYEESGEWILTSIYISDKEGNSKTYSDFIDKDGNLQSFENCKLTITGTTIDSEAPVLNEISVTSTKVSPNEKIEVRAKITDNESGVSYVKVNYRNPSGNTKYFYLYKTTTDNEYVGSMTISQYEERGDRVLTSVYLRDNVGNFNTITNYQNENNEEKSFNHCTVEVIGTTPDWEAPEFIGGKIGVSQISAEKAAVKLTIEVEDNLSGITYSTLNGSYRKPSGKIYSLNFIKQNNQYTATIYIDKYDELGEWALNNLSIRDAVGNYARPIKIGSSPLSEFNINVMGKITITPGTHNSIFFEAPEVLSSAQTYQLKPVLKSSNESVPDADVTNENLVKYTSTNPDLLNVSTTGLITIPESAGSGIVMLEVSYGELTRQVEIKINEGTIESVLQVTPLSTILHAGESQQLKVVEINDGARKDITSSSSGITYSSSNPSLVSVSSNGLIQAAIGEIKGTAEIIVNYNGLSTKTIVQISKPVVRELSISPREETLSLSNNRLQLVVKAFMTDGTTKDVSKGIEGTSYISSNPAIAQVSGDGLVTVPSDATSGEVTITAKNNGVYVRSKININVPELTEINVTPDEIGVYPGDTIQLNALGRWSNGVVKDITSGDEGTSYISSLSSRGSVNENGTVIIPEDASYGKLTITLVNKSVKAIAVLYVEKDPSNELVEIRAKTENSKLFRNESTQLSITGIYGDESEKDLTSGTEGTTYTSSVPSRAVVDENGTITVPADATYGSVTITVRNGSLYTRVVLTIEEDQSKVLKNLSATIEDPALYREEETQLAVSGLYGDESLKDLTLGTAGTTYTSSVPSRAMVDENGTITVPADATYGSVTITVRNGTLYTRVVLTIEEDQSKVLQTLSASIEDSALYRGEGTQLSVTGVYGDETIKDLTSGTEETTYTSSVPSRAMVDENGKVTVPADATYGSVTITVRNGTLYTRLVLTIEEDQSKVLKTLSASIEDSALYREEETQITVSGIFGDESEKDLTSGTEGTTYTSSVPSRAIVDENGKVTVPAGATYGNVTITIRNGKLYKRILLTIQ